A genomic window from Pyxidicoccus trucidator includes:
- a CDS encoding TolB family protein — protein sequence MASSLVMAGCGEPAAEASASVDPYASESQSLDEGVANERRIIVYQTTSLQLYTVDKKGKDVLLAQRSGVPMVSPDGRQVAYAKLPDTWNAGDPVEHAELHVFDSKSGKSERLTRGHDDAEPIWTPDGRNLLFQSTRRTGMASLWKVRVGGNGLEQVTNEGLVRNAAGYIPNPVSSTEAQWAPTERRIIVYSTTSLTNGDVRVIDFDRQLDVEKSYSLGQGYSPRWTEQGTVVFSQNNGGQVTFVEVSVD from the coding sequence ATGGCTTCTTCCCTGGTCATGGCCGGGTGCGGCGAACCGGCGGCGGAGGCGTCAGCGTCCGTTGACCCGTACGCTTCGGAGTCCCAGTCGCTGGACGAGGGTGTCGCCAACGAGCGTCGTATCATCGTGTATCAGACCACGTCGTTGCAACTGTACACGGTAGACAAGAAGGGGAAGGACGTCCTGCTGGCGCAGCGCAGCGGCGTGCCGATGGTGTCTCCGGATGGCCGCCAGGTGGCGTACGCGAAGCTGCCGGACACGTGGAACGCGGGCGACCCGGTGGAGCACGCGGAGCTGCACGTGTTCGACTCGAAGTCGGGCAAGAGCGAGCGGCTGACGCGCGGCCATGACGACGCGGAGCCCATCTGGACGCCGGACGGGCGCAACCTGTTGTTCCAGTCCACCCGCCGCACGGGAATGGCCTCGCTGTGGAAGGTCCGGGTGGGCGGCAACGGCCTGGAGCAGGTGACGAACGAGGGCCTCGTGAGGAACGCGGCCGGCTACATCCCCAACCCCGTCTCGAGCACCGAGGCCCAGTGGGCGCCGACGGAGCGCCGCATCATCGTCTACAGCACCACCAGCCTGACCAACGGCGACGTGCGCGTCATCGACTTCGACCGGCAGCTCGACGTGGAGAAGTCGTACAGCCTGGGCCAGGGCTACTCGCCCCGGTGGACCGAGCAGGGCACCGTGGTCTTCTCGCAGAACAATGGCGGCCAGGTCACCTTCGTCGAAGTGAGCGTGGACTGA
- the rlmN gene encoding 23S rRNA (adenine(2503)-C(2))-methyltransferase RlmN: MPSATPTNLYDLTRPALGELLSGWGFGPYHRDLLWTALYRKQVRSLDDVEGLRPDLRDALRERTRLGHLATHHESFSSDGYTHKLLLRLDDGQTIETVLMRFKGRATVCLSTQAGCAMGCVFCATGQMGLSRHLTPGEIVGQVMHVNRILRESGESLRNVVLMGMGEPLHNYEHTMSALDVLVDALGLAMGPRFLTLSTVGVVPGIRRLADEERPVQLAVSLHGATDAERAALVPAGRRWPLAELMDACRYYSEKRKRRIFFEWTLISGRNDTPEHAHTLGRLLQGMDAHVNVIPLNPTVGYDGGPSRPESVRAFQDVLTSYAVPSTVRQRRGIDIDAGCGQLKAAVERPSRRSLPTSP; the protein is encoded by the coding sequence ATGCCGTCCGCCACGCCCACCAACCTCTATGACTTGACGCGCCCCGCGCTGGGCGAGCTGCTCTCCGGCTGGGGCTTCGGGCCCTACCACCGGGATTTGCTGTGGACGGCGCTCTATCGGAAGCAGGTGCGCTCGCTGGACGACGTGGAGGGCCTGCGCCCGGACCTCCGGGATGCGCTGCGCGAGCGGACCCGCCTGGGCCACCTCGCCACCCACCACGAGAGCTTCAGCAGCGACGGCTACACCCACAAGCTGCTGCTGCGCCTGGATGACGGCCAGACGATTGAAACGGTCCTCATGCGTTTCAAGGGCCGCGCCACCGTGTGCCTCAGCACGCAGGCGGGCTGCGCCATGGGGTGCGTCTTCTGCGCCACGGGGCAGATGGGACTGTCGCGCCACCTGACGCCCGGCGAAATCGTGGGCCAGGTGATGCACGTCAACCGCATCCTCCGCGAGTCCGGCGAGTCGCTGCGCAACGTCGTCCTCATGGGCATGGGCGAGCCGCTGCACAACTACGAGCACACCATGTCCGCGCTGGACGTGCTGGTGGACGCGCTCGGGCTGGCCATGGGGCCGCGCTTCCTCACGCTGAGCACCGTGGGCGTGGTGCCCGGCATCCGCCGGCTCGCGGACGAGGAGCGCCCCGTGCAGCTCGCCGTCAGCCTCCACGGCGCCACCGACGCGGAGCGCGCCGCCCTCGTCCCCGCGGGCCGCCGCTGGCCCCTGGCCGAGCTGATGGACGCCTGCCGCTACTACAGCGAGAAGCGCAAGCGCCGCATCTTCTTCGAGTGGACGCTCATCTCCGGCCGCAACGACACGCCCGAGCACGCGCACACGCTGGGCCGGCTGCTCCAAGGCATGGACGCGCACGTCAACGTCATCCCGCTCAACCCCACCGTGGGCTACGACGGCGGGCCCAGCCGGCCGGAGTCGGTGCGCGCCTTCCAGGACGTGCTGACCTCCTACGCGGTGCCCAGCACCGTGCGTCAACGTCGGGGCATCGACATCGACGCGGGCTGTGGCCAGCTGAAGGCCGCCGTGGAGCGACCTTCTCGCCGTTCACTTCCTACCAGCCCTTGA
- a CDS encoding sensor histidine kinase, translating into MSEQSEASIVRATLRALVEPRRLLPILLVCAPLVAAQVRFSREPLALHLGILMCLLFVAVAPVSYRVLFPEGLDLSHGGVRLLLYATAGSGVVLTSGFVLPKLLGMGPTFLTQSTNLAVCGALFLVGGWGLGRDIGFEVSLTRERARAARFALEAEQAQLLALRSHLDPHFLFNTLNAIAEWCREDGAVAEAAVLKLSTMLRSVLAGVRSATWPLAQELELIRTLFDLHLLRDPDLFQLGMNVPSGLGDVPVPPLVLLPLAENAVKHGPAAGHRGPLSLAITLRGDEVEVAIENPGASKGPREGSAGLPTVERRLTLAYGGRARLALTSTDARTRVTVTLPRSGPLPGVLT; encoded by the coding sequence ATGTCGGAGCAGTCGGAAGCCTCCATCGTCCGCGCCACCTTGAGGGCTCTCGTCGAGCCCCGGAGGCTGCTGCCCATCCTCCTGGTGTGCGCGCCGCTGGTCGCCGCCCAGGTGCGCTTCAGCCGCGAGCCGCTCGCCCTCCACCTGGGCATCCTGATGTGCCTGCTCTTCGTGGCGGTGGCCCCGGTGTCCTACCGGGTCCTCTTCCCCGAGGGCCTGGACCTGAGCCACGGCGGCGTCCGCCTGCTGCTCTACGCCACCGCGGGCAGCGGCGTGGTGCTCACCTCCGGCTTCGTCCTGCCGAAGCTGCTGGGCATGGGCCCCACCTTCCTCACCCAGTCCACCAACCTCGCCGTGTGCGGCGCCCTCTTCCTCGTGGGCGGCTGGGGCCTGGGCCGCGACATCGGCTTCGAGGTGAGCCTCACCCGCGAGCGCGCCCGCGCCGCGCGCTTCGCCCTGGAGGCCGAGCAGGCGCAGCTGCTCGCCCTGCGCAGCCACCTGGACCCGCACTTCCTCTTCAACACCCTCAACGCCATCGCCGAGTGGTGCCGCGAGGACGGCGCCGTGGCCGAGGCCGCCGTGCTGAAGCTGTCCACCATGCTCCGCTCCGTGCTCGCCGGCGTGCGCAGCGCCACGTGGCCCCTGGCCCAGGAGCTGGAGCTCATCCGCACCCTCTTCGACCTGCACCTCCTGAGGGACCCGGACCTCTTCCAGCTTGGAATGAACGTTCCTTCCGGCCTGGGCGACGTGCCCGTCCCGCCGCTGGTGCTGCTGCCGCTCGCGGAGAACGCCGTGAAGCACGGCCCCGCCGCAGGCCACCGGGGTCCCCTGTCGCTGGCCATCACCCTGCGCGGCGACGAGGTGGAGGTGGCCATTGAGAACCCCGGCGCCTCCAAGGGCCCTCGCGAGGGCAGCGCCGGCCTGCCCACCGTGGAGCGCCGCCTGACCCTGGCCTATGGCGGCCGGGCCCGCCTCGCGCTCACCAGCACCGACGCCCGCACCCGCGTCACCGTCACCCTGCCCCGCTCGGGCCCCCTCCCAGGAGTCCTCACGTGA
- the hemG gene encoding protoporphyrinogen oxidase: protein MKVAVVGGGISGLVVAHRLRSRGMDCVLLESSSRLGGAVGTRARDGYLVEQGPNSFLDREPATRELAATLKLEGRIRAADPAAKRRYVYTRGRLRSVPASPPAFLGSDILPLGARLRVIGELFTGRAPEGVDESLADFGRRHLGRTATEVLLDAVQTGIYAGNVERLSVGATFPPLVKLEREHRSLILGAIHAQKAQKALPAGTGVTGGAASPPKLSGALSTFEGGLQTLIDALAAALGDAVHVGATVEGLARVDGGWRLTVNEHGRTAELTAEHVVLAVPSHVAERLLRPMDAPLATKLAEIEYAPIAVVHLGFDAGTTPAPDGFGFLVPSGEKRRLLGAIHASTTFPFRVEGGRVLYTCMVGGARQPELVKLDEAELVKLAHEELKALAGVTAAPSFTEVIRWPRGIPQYNVGHLERVSALDAALQRWPGLHLTGNAYKGVGLNDCIRNGAHLAEALAARP from the coding sequence ATGAAAGTCGCCGTCGTGGGAGGTGGGATTTCCGGACTGGTGGTGGCGCACCGGTTGCGCTCTCGCGGTATGGATTGCGTGCTCCTGGAGTCCTCGTCCCGGCTCGGAGGCGCGGTGGGAACGCGTGCGCGCGACGGGTACCTCGTGGAGCAGGGCCCCAACAGCTTCCTGGACCGCGAGCCGGCCACGCGCGAGCTGGCGGCGACGCTGAAGCTGGAAGGCCGCATCCGCGCGGCGGACCCGGCGGCGAAGCGTCGCTATGTGTACACGCGAGGCCGACTCCGGTCCGTGCCCGCGTCCCCGCCCGCGTTCCTGGGCTCGGACATCCTCCCGCTCGGCGCGAGGCTGCGCGTCATCGGAGAGCTGTTCACCGGCCGTGCCCCCGAAGGCGTGGACGAGTCGCTGGCCGACTTCGGCCGCCGCCACCTGGGGCGCACGGCGACGGAGGTGCTGCTGGACGCGGTGCAGACGGGCATCTACGCCGGCAACGTGGAGCGGCTCAGCGTGGGCGCCACCTTCCCCCCACTGGTGAAGCTGGAGCGCGAGCACCGCAGCCTCATCCTCGGCGCCATCCATGCCCAGAAGGCCCAGAAGGCCCTGCCCGCGGGCACGGGTGTCACGGGAGGCGCGGCCTCGCCGCCGAAGCTGAGCGGGGCGCTGAGCACATTCGAAGGCGGCCTGCAGACGCTCATCGACGCGCTGGCGGCGGCGCTGGGTGACGCGGTGCACGTGGGCGCGACGGTGGAGGGGCTCGCGCGGGTGGACGGCGGCTGGCGGCTCACGGTGAACGAGCACGGGCGGACGGCGGAGCTGACGGCGGAGCACGTGGTGCTCGCGGTGCCGTCGCATGTGGCGGAGCGCCTGCTGCGACCGATGGATGCGCCGCTCGCCACGAAGCTGGCGGAAATCGAGTACGCGCCCATTGCCGTCGTGCACCTGGGCTTCGACGCGGGGACGACGCCCGCTCCGGACGGCTTCGGCTTCCTCGTGCCGTCGGGGGAGAAGCGGCGGCTGCTGGGCGCCATCCACGCGTCCACCACGTTCCCCTTCCGCGTGGAGGGCGGGCGGGTGCTCTACACGTGCATGGTGGGCGGAGCGCGCCAGCCGGAGCTGGTGAAGCTGGACGAGGCGGAGCTGGTGAAGCTGGCCCACGAGGAGCTGAAGGCGCTGGCGGGGGTGACGGCGGCCCCCTCCTTCACGGAGGTCATCCGCTGGCCGCGAGGCATCCCCCAGTACAACGTGGGACACCTGGAGCGCGTGTCCGCCCTCGACGCGGCGCTCCAGCGCTGGCCCGGGCTGCACCTGACGGGCAACGCATATAAAGGAGTGGGCCTCAACGACTGCATCCGCAACGGCGCGCATCTCGCGGAGGCGCTGGCGGCCCGGCCGTAG
- a CDS encoding LytR/AlgR family response regulator transcription factor, which produces MSPPLRVLVADDELLARKRLSRLLAAFPDTEVCGEAADGAAVLAAVRAGGVDVVLLDIHMPGLSGLDALALLPEGRPRVILCTAHAEHAVDAFNHGAVDYVLKPVEPARLQKALERARARLDAAPREAPAAAADRTPAATAAVRGLARLPIPTRQGIVLVDPDTISHAALEDELVTVFTGQGDFLTDFTLNELAEKLPAERFHRVHRRALLNLSHVTRLEPLETGGYLARTARGHAVEVSRQSARELRRMLGLRRGAEDEG; this is translated from the coding sequence GTGAGCCCGCCCCTGCGTGTCCTCGTCGCCGATGACGAGCTGCTCGCCCGAAAGCGCCTGTCCCGCCTGCTGGCCGCCTTCCCGGACACGGAGGTGTGTGGCGAGGCCGCGGACGGAGCGGCCGTCCTCGCCGCCGTGCGCGCCGGGGGCGTGGACGTGGTGCTGCTGGACATCCACATGCCTGGACTCAGCGGCCTGGACGCGCTGGCCCTGCTGCCGGAGGGACGCCCGCGCGTCATCCTCTGCACCGCCCACGCCGAGCATGCCGTGGACGCCTTCAACCATGGCGCCGTGGACTACGTCCTCAAGCCCGTGGAGCCCGCGCGCCTGCAGAAGGCCCTGGAGCGCGCCCGCGCGCGCCTGGACGCAGCCCCGAGGGAGGCGCCCGCCGCGGCCGCGGACCGGACCCCGGCCGCCACCGCCGCCGTGCGCGGGCTGGCGCGGCTGCCCATTCCCACGCGCCAGGGCATCGTCCTGGTGGACCCGGACACGATTTCGCACGCGGCGCTGGAGGACGAGCTGGTGACGGTGTTCACCGGGCAGGGCGACTTCCTCACCGACTTCACCCTCAACGAGCTGGCGGAGAAGCTGCCCGCGGAGCGCTTCCACCGCGTCCACCGGCGCGCGCTGCTCAACCTGTCCCACGTCACCCGGCTGGAGCCGCTGGAGACGGGCGGCTACCTGGCGCGCACCGCCCGGGGCCATGCGGTGGAGGTCAGCCGCCAGTCCGCGCGCGAGCTGCGGCGCATGCTCGGCCTGCGCCGGGGCGCCGAGGACGAGGGCTGA
- a CDS encoding adenylate/guanylate cyclase domain-containing protein: MPNAPHPQPSPSDFTLEEYKFLRALQRAVDDLLEESLRERENLTQSFRRCFPQVLRLTGARAVAITTRDEELVEQTWSEGDWGDRFPGSLLEGPSGARRVEENTLVTQALDVAGSRVGTFGLLFPGDLSSPEATARALRVLDTVAEQLDTVLCLVHTASEKHQLILQCNAHLANPVFEAGMDQAVLTLAQRVRLPGFLLLYRDAVRPQVLHYRTYRNGHLEFESGEQPSPVLEKAIRQHGPRLLVGEDSALRQLFAGRTTEAVLISGAATSEPLGKIVVWSDEGFSAYAMDLIRVLASTLSQRLLDYNRERIHLSQFFPTSVIDALLQDPNYAQFLRAQDQEVGILFADINGFTRICEHGFDSPRNIGRFVDEWSERAVGCIWEHGGVFDKMVGDCVIGLFGPPFFKSSRLERAQAAVRAACGIQDFTASLGAREEVAALCQKVKLPGLGVAVGVNLANANCGLFGPNRQYTAFSSGMNQTARLQSLAGFRETLVMASVREVLGGSREPFVQGLRFGPLTETPVKNVAQPLRHYQLTPLKP, encoded by the coding sequence ATGCCGAACGCGCCGCACCCGCAGCCGTCGCCCAGCGACTTCACCCTGGAGGAGTACAAGTTCCTCCGGGCCCTCCAGCGCGCCGTGGATGACCTCCTGGAGGAGAGTCTCCGCGAGCGGGAGAACCTCACCCAGTCCTTCCGCCGCTGCTTCCCGCAGGTGCTCCGGCTCACCGGCGCCCGCGCCGTGGCGATAACGACGCGCGACGAGGAGCTGGTGGAGCAGACCTGGAGCGAGGGCGACTGGGGAGACCGCTTCCCCGGCTCGCTCCTGGAGGGGCCCTCCGGCGCGCGGCGCGTGGAGGAGAACACGCTCGTCACCCAGGCGCTGGACGTGGCCGGCTCGCGCGTGGGCACCTTCGGCCTGCTCTTCCCTGGCGACCTCTCCTCCCCCGAGGCCACCGCGCGCGCGCTGCGGGTGCTGGACACCGTCGCCGAGCAGCTCGACACCGTGCTGTGCCTCGTGCACACCGCGTCGGAGAAGCACCAGCTCATCCTCCAGTGCAACGCCCACCTGGCCAACCCCGTCTTCGAGGCGGGCATGGACCAGGCGGTGCTGACGCTGGCGCAGCGCGTGCGGCTGCCGGGCTTCCTCCTGCTGTACCGGGACGCCGTGCGGCCCCAGGTGCTGCACTACCGCACCTACCGCAACGGGCACCTGGAGTTCGAGAGCGGGGAGCAGCCCAGCCCCGTGCTGGAGAAGGCCATCCGCCAGCACGGCCCGCGCCTGCTCGTGGGCGAGGACTCCGCGCTGCGGCAGCTGTTCGCCGGCCGAACCACCGAGGCGGTGCTCATCTCCGGCGCGGCCACCAGCGAGCCGCTGGGGAAAATCGTCGTCTGGAGCGACGAGGGCTTCTCCGCCTACGCCATGGACCTCATCCGGGTGCTGGCCTCCACGCTCAGCCAGCGCCTGCTGGACTACAACCGCGAGCGCATCCACCTGTCGCAGTTCTTCCCCACCTCCGTCATCGACGCGCTCTTGCAGGACCCGAACTACGCCCAGTTCCTGCGTGCGCAGGACCAGGAAGTCGGCATCCTCTTCGCGGACATCAACGGCTTCACCCGCATCTGCGAGCATGGCTTCGACAGCCCGCGCAACATCGGCCGCTTCGTGGACGAGTGGAGCGAGCGCGCCGTGGGCTGCATCTGGGAGCACGGCGGCGTCTTCGACAAGATGGTGGGTGACTGCGTCATCGGCCTCTTCGGCCCGCCCTTCTTCAAGTCCAGCCGGCTGGAGCGCGCGCAGGCCGCGGTGCGTGCCGCGTGCGGCATCCAGGACTTCACCGCGTCACTGGGCGCGCGGGAGGAAGTCGCGGCGCTGTGTCAGAAGGTGAAGCTGCCCGGGCTGGGCGTGGCGGTGGGCGTCAACCTGGCCAACGCCAACTGCGGCCTCTTCGGCCCCAACCGGCAGTACACGGCCTTCTCCAGCGGAATGAACCAGACGGCGCGCCTGCAGTCGCTGGCGGGCTTCCGCGAGACGTTGGTGATGGCGAGCGTGCGCGAGGTGCTGGGCGGCTCGCGCGAGCCCTTCGTCCAGGGCCTGCGCTTCGGTCCGTTGACGGAGACGCCGGTGAAGAACGTGGCGCAGCCGCTGCGCCACTACCAGCTGACACCGCTCAAGCCGTGA
- a CDS encoding glutamate--cysteine ligase yields the protein MGLAIQQEEFRPEDYARFSRRLTESLEALRTLLARPGFGVGACTIGAELELYLVDAAGFPLPINRQVLSQTVDPRVTLELDRFNLEVNLRPGPLAGRPFTALRAEFEDTLGEVRRAAATQGARVAVIGILPTLREADLGRGALTGLPRYRALSAAIRRRRASPFHVSIHGEKEALALTWDDVTLEGANTSLQYHLRVAPGDFARLYNAAQLATAPVLAVSGNSPLFLGRQLWDETRVALFRQAVDDRGEPGEGGFQPHARVSFGHGWAREGAYELFAESVALHPPLLPVLGRESPLERVAAGGLPGLDELRLHQSTVWSWNRAIYDPKDSGHLRIELRALPAGPTVVDMVANGAFLYGLTLALAEGVDALLPALPFVHAYGNFIRAARQGLDAELLWPGEAAPSPRPVQVMELVPRLLPMAREGLVKAGVDGADADAMLGIIERRVALRRTGARWQRQVLAFLEGSGLPRQDALAAMLERYLQHSESGAPVHTWPVE from the coding sequence ATGGGTCTGGCCATCCAACAGGAGGAGTTCCGCCCGGAGGACTACGCGCGCTTCTCCCGGCGGCTGACGGAGAGCCTGGAGGCGCTGCGCACGCTGCTGGCGCGCCCGGGCTTCGGGGTGGGGGCGTGCACCATCGGCGCGGAGCTGGAGCTGTACCTCGTGGACGCGGCGGGCTTTCCGCTGCCCATCAACCGGCAGGTGCTGTCGCAGACGGTGGACCCCCGGGTGACGCTGGAGCTGGACCGCTTCAACCTGGAGGTCAACCTGCGCCCGGGGCCGCTGGCGGGCCGGCCCTTCACCGCGCTGCGCGCGGAGTTCGAGGACACGCTGGGAGAGGTGCGGCGCGCGGCGGCCACGCAGGGCGCGCGGGTGGCCGTCATCGGCATCCTCCCCACGCTGCGCGAGGCGGACCTGGGGCGCGGCGCGCTGACGGGGCTGCCCCGCTACCGCGCGCTGTCGGCGGCCATCCGGCGCCGGCGCGCCTCGCCCTTCCACGTGTCCATCCACGGTGAGAAGGAGGCGCTGGCGCTCACCTGGGACGACGTGACGCTGGAGGGCGCCAACACGTCGCTCCAGTACCACCTGCGCGTGGCGCCCGGTGACTTCGCCCGGCTGTACAACGCGGCGCAGTTGGCGACGGCGCCGGTGCTGGCGGTGTCCGGCAACTCGCCGCTGTTCCTGGGGCGCCAGCTGTGGGACGAGACGCGGGTGGCGCTGTTCCGGCAGGCGGTGGACGACAGGGGCGAGCCGGGAGAGGGCGGCTTCCAGCCCCACGCGCGCGTGTCCTTCGGGCATGGCTGGGCGCGCGAGGGCGCCTATGAGCTGTTCGCCGAGTCGGTGGCGCTGCACCCGCCGCTGCTGCCCGTGCTGGGGCGCGAGTCCCCGCTGGAGCGCGTGGCGGCGGGCGGGCTGCCGGGGCTGGACGAGCTGCGGCTGCACCAGAGCACGGTGTGGAGCTGGAACCGCGCCATCTATGACCCGAAGGACTCCGGCCACCTGCGCATCGAGCTGCGCGCCCTGCCCGCGGGGCCCACCGTGGTGGACATGGTGGCCAATGGCGCGTTCCTGTATGGGCTGACGCTGGCGCTGGCCGAGGGTGTGGACGCGCTGCTGCCCGCGCTCCCCTTCGTCCACGCGTACGGCAACTTCATCCGCGCCGCGCGGCAGGGACTGGACGCGGAGCTGCTGTGGCCCGGGGAGGCGGCGCCCAGCCCGAGGCCCGTGCAGGTGATGGAGCTGGTGCCCCGGCTGCTGCCGATGGCGCGAGAGGGACTGGTGAAGGCCGGGGTGGACGGGGCCGACGCGGACGCCATGCTGGGCATCATCGAGCGGCGCGTGGCGCTGCGGCGCACCGGCGCACGCTGGCAGCGGCAGGTGCTGGCCTTCCTGGAAGGGTCGGGCCTGCCCCGCCAGGACGCACTGGCGGCGATGCTGGAGCGCTACCTCCAGCACTCCGAGTCCGGAGCGCCCGTGCACACCTGGCCCGTGGAGTAG
- a CDS encoding aldo/keto reductase, with translation MSTAPMTPPAAAAGTFKLGDLTVNRMGFGAMRITGEGIWGEPRNPTEAKAVLRRAVELGVQLIDTADSYGPDVSERLIGETLHPYPAGVVIATKGGLVRPAPGAWERDCRPEHLTRALEGSLKRLRVERIDVYQLHTVDPRVPLEESVGTLARLREQGKIRHVALSNVTVAQLRAARRIVPIVSVQNRYNLTDRSSDDVLAECEREGLGFMPYFPLAANALTGSASPLVQAAKRHGVAPGQLALAWLLHRSPVMLPIPGTSSVKHLEENVAAAAMKLSADELRALERG, from the coding sequence ATGTCCACCGCACCCATGACACCTCCCGCCGCCGCCGCGGGAACCTTCAAGCTTGGCGACCTCACCGTGAATCGCATGGGCTTCGGCGCCATGCGCATCACCGGCGAGGGCATCTGGGGCGAGCCGAGGAATCCCACCGAGGCGAAGGCGGTGCTGCGCCGCGCTGTGGAGCTGGGCGTGCAGCTCATCGACACCGCGGACTCGTACGGGCCCGACGTCTCCGAGCGGCTCATCGGCGAGACGCTCCACCCGTACCCGGCGGGGGTCGTCATCGCCACCAAGGGCGGTCTGGTCCGCCCCGCCCCCGGTGCCTGGGAGCGCGACTGCCGCCCCGAGCACCTCACCCGCGCACTGGAGGGCAGCCTCAAGCGCCTGCGCGTGGAGCGCATCGACGTGTACCAGCTCCACACGGTGGACCCGCGCGTGCCGCTGGAGGAGTCCGTCGGGACGCTCGCGCGCCTGCGGGAGCAGGGGAAGATCCGCCATGTCGCGCTGTCCAACGTCACGGTGGCGCAGCTGCGCGCGGCGCGGCGCATCGTCCCCATCGTCTCGGTGCAGAACCGCTACAACCTCACGGACCGGAGCAGCGACGACGTGCTGGCCGAGTGCGAGCGCGAGGGCCTGGGCTTCATGCCCTACTTCCCGCTGGCGGCCAACGCGCTGACGGGGAGCGCCAGCCCGCTGGTCCAGGCAGCGAAGCGCCATGGCGTCGCGCCGGGGCAGCTCGCGCTTGCATGGCTGCTGCACCGCTCGCCCGTCATGCTACCGATTCCTGGCACCTCCTCCGTCAAACACCTGGAGGAGAACGTCGCCGCGGCGGCGATGAAGCTCTCCGCGGACGAGCTGCGCGCGCTGGAGCGTGGGTGA
- a CDS encoding metallophosphoesterase family protein yields the protein MRFVHCSDVHITEDYFALPLHRLGWRRWLALVELTLGGRAKRYTRAPQVLSAIVRDAEAHGADHFILSGDLTAYALEGEFAGARKALGPLAEDPRRCTVVPGNHDVFTPGSIRSGRFARHFGQLLESDLPEYRREGAYPFVRLVGDEAAVVGLLSTRVAPTPAFPYGDIGEAQLEGLAALLKDARLDGRAVLVVVHHAPRNRQGRPDRWNHGLRDADALLRLLPGPRFAVLHGHIHERYHHPATADRPHLFGAGSSTEAGHEGYWVIEVAHGQVVGGSLHTPSL from the coding sequence ATGCGCTTCGTTCACTGCTCCGACGTCCACATCACCGAGGACTACTTCGCGCTCCCCCTGCACCGGCTCGGCTGGCGGCGCTGGCTGGCCCTCGTCGAGCTCACCCTGGGCGGCCGCGCGAAGCGGTACACCCGCGCCCCCCAGGTCCTCTCCGCCATCGTCCGCGACGCCGAGGCCCACGGGGCGGACCACTTCATCCTCTCCGGAGACCTCACCGCCTACGCCCTCGAGGGCGAGTTCGCGGGGGCCCGGAAGGCCCTGGGCCCGCTGGCGGAGGACCCGCGCCGCTGCACCGTCGTCCCCGGCAACCATGACGTCTTCACCCCGGGCAGCATCCGCAGCGGCCGCTTCGCGCGCCACTTCGGCCAATTGCTGGAGAGCGACCTGCCCGAGTACCGGCGCGAGGGCGCCTACCCCTTCGTCCGGCTCGTGGGCGACGAGGCCGCCGTCGTGGGCCTGCTGTCCACCCGGGTGGCCCCCACGCCCGCCTTCCCCTACGGCGACATTGGCGAGGCCCAGCTCGAAGGCCTGGCGGCCCTGCTGAAAGACGCTCGCCTGGACGGCCGGGCGGTGCTCGTCGTCGTCCACCACGCGCCCCGCAACCGCCAGGGCCGGCCGGACCGGTGGAACCACGGCCTGCGGGACGCGGACGCCCTGCTGCGCCTGCTGCCCGGCCCGCGCTTCGCCGTCCTCCATGGCCACATCCACGAGCGCTACCACCACCCGGCCACCGCTGACCGGCCCCACCTCTTCGGCGCCGGCTCCTCCACCGAGGCCGGCCACGAGGGCTACTGGGTCATCGAGGTGGCCCACGGGCAGGTGGTGGGCGGCAGTCTCCACACGCCCTCATTGTGA